The window AGGTATTTAAAGTCTCCAACAAGTTGCACATTCGCAAACTGAAGCAATCTGAGTCTCTTCATCTCCTTAAATGCTTCTGTCTTTAAGTGGGTTGGATTCAGTGACTTTGGCAGGTTCAAAGCAAGTCCCTCAATAGCTTTTGTTCCCTATAAATTATAGGAACCAAAAAGTAAAATTGGATTAAGGGTAGCTAAAAGAGCACCAAAAAATTGGAAGAAAAGTCAAATAACTAAAACTCCAATAAGGTGGAATGATAAAAATTCAAGAGAATAGAATATAATtgaagttccactcccttgtttgAAAATATAATTGAAAAGGATGAAACAAAAGTTTTCACAATATATCATTTTTGTTATATGAGTTTGAAAACATACTTGAAATTCTTACCATGTCTTTTGATAATACATTAAGCACTTCCTCTGGATTCCACAACCTACTACGTTCCTCAGGTTTCATTGGCAAACTCTCGCGAATAATTTCTCTTCCCATGTCTCGCAGCAAACCATGCATGCCAAGTTTTCCCTTAGTGTCCACAGTAATAAGGCATCGTTCCATAAGAACATTTATTCCAATTTCAGCTGAATGCCCGCAGCCATTTAATATATCAATCACATCATTTTTGTCCATTCCAATAAAGAAAAATGCTACATCAAGAAATATTTCTCTATCCCTATCATCACTTAGACCATCAAAACTTATTTTAAGCTTCTTCTGTACATCATTGTTTGGAATGGTTTTGAGTTTATTCAAAACACTCCTCCATTCATATACGTTCCTATTAAACAGATGTGACCCAATTACCTCAAGAGCCAGTGGCAATCTCTCACAATATGAAACAACTTCATTAGCAAGTGAAGCAAACTCTTCTTTTGGACATGGTTCTTTGAATGCATGCCAGCTAAAAAGTTCAATGGATTCTTTGTCATTTAACTCTTTCATACTATATAACTTGTCAATTCTAAGACAACATAGAAGATGCTCGTCTCTTGTTGTGATGATTATTATGCTACCGGGACAGAACCATTTACGGCTTGCAGCTAAAGAATTTAGCTGCTCCAATTTGTCCACAACATCAAGTACAAGAAGTATCCTTTTCTGGCCAAGTCTTCTCTCTAATATTGATTTTCCAGATTCAGTGTTTTCAATCTTTATTTTCGTTGTCTTGTAGATAGCAGAAAGAAGTTGTTGTTGTAAATGAAGAATTCCATTATCTTGTTCCCAAACTTCTCTTATATTTAGGAGGAAACACCTACCTTCAAACTCAcggaaaattttattataaaccgCTTTGGCAATGGTTGTTTTACCACACCCTCCCATGCCCCATATACCAAGTAGTAGAGGATTTTCTTGTTGCTGGTCTTTTAATAGTTGAATCACCTCTTCAACACGAGATTCAACTCCTACGGGATGATTAGCAACGAACAATTCCTTCATTTCCAGCATATGAGTAACTTGTTCAACAATGTTCTTAATATCCTCATTTTCAttcctgcaccataggcactagaGATTATACACACAGTAAGAGAAGATTTACAACTTTCTCAAGGTGTTTTAgtttcattgtaagtatagtgTTGCTTAAAGAAAATAAACACACGCAAGTTAGACAAAATTAAGTTGAATTATAGCAGTAAGAATTTCATATGCTTTTATATCAgaagaaattttaaagaaaaagaatcTTAGTATGCAATTCCTAAATTTAGAATTTGTCCAAACTTTATATATTTAAACACCTGTAGATAGAATAGAGAGATTCCTGCAAAATATGAAggatattaattaatttacttgGATTTTCGGATGACAAACCCTGCAATGCACCCAACTTCACGGAGTGCTTTCCTCCAACTCTGCTCCTTGCCTTTTATTTTATCCGGGTATCTTCTCATAAGATTATCAAAAGCTTGTCCAAACTTACCAGTCTGATTTCGCACTTCCGAGGGATCTATATGGTAGAATACTGGCAGCACCTTTTGAGTTTTGTTTTTACAACATATCATgatgtcttccaactcttgcAAACACCATCTTGAAAATGCATAATTTGGTGACAGAATAATGATAGAAGTTTTAGACTCTCCAATTGCTTTCAGAAGCGAGATTGAGAGTTTTTCCCCTCTTGCTAGCCCGTTTTCATCCTTGAAAACATAGATACCAGCATTTTCAAGAGATGCATAAAGATGTGAGATGAACTTTGAGCGAGTTTCTTTGCCTCGAAAGCTCAAGAATACATCATATGGCCTTTGCTGCATAAGTTTTTAAATGTGAAAATAAAACACACTGAACTAACTTTCAGACAAGTATTAAATCTATGCAGCATACACTATAAACTgaattaaaagttttttattcCGTAGTAGGATACATTCACCTtaattaaaagtttttttaacaatttattatattaaaaaatttatttttattattaataaatttattgagttgcaattttttttctttctttgttatgtTCCAAAAAGAGTTTCAAAAACAAATGGCAACTATAAGTCAATTTATGTGCTCATAAACCATAACAACCTACAAACCTGAGGCTCAATCGAGGATTTCTTCATATACATTTCTCTTCCGATGTCTTGTAGCAAACGATTCATGCAAAGCTTGTCCTCGTCAAACCACACAAGACTATGCTCTTCAAGCCCTTTAATTGCTCTTGGTGCGGCATTACGTACAGCTTCTTGTAATATCTGACTTATATCATTTCGATTCATTCCAATAAAGAGATGTCTCAAATAAGCTAGTTCAAggaatattttcttttcttcagaTCCAACAGAATCTATGTTTTCTTTTAAAACCTGCCATACATCTTGAAAGGGGAATCTTTTGAAGCTGTCCAATACATTCTCCCACTCTTGTATACTTTTTTCAGATACAGCAGAGCCAACACACACAAGAGCCAGTGGCAGTCCATCAGAATATTCAATTGCATAATTAATAAGACCAGAATAACTTCTTTCAGGAGTGGCTTTGTTGAATGCGCTCCAACTAAAAAGCTCAACACATTCGTTGTAGTCCATTTCTTTCACTCTATATATATGATTAACTCCAATCTCATGAAGCCGATCTTGTTTAGTTCTTGTCGTGATGATTATTATACTCCCTGGACCAAAGCATTCACGAGTTACTGGCAAAACCTCCAGTTCTCTTTCACTTCTTACATCGTCAAGTATAAGAAGTACCTTTATGTGAGGAAGTCCCCACCATTTATCTCTTGTTGAGTCAGCGTTATGCGTTTTTGTTGTAACTCGTTCTTGGAAAAATAATAGAAGCTCCTCTTCTAAACTAGACGTTCTTGATGAATTTTTCATTATTCTATCCTTGATGTTTGGGACAAATTTCTTCACCTCAAAGTTGTGGCTAATTTGGTTGTAGAGGGCTTTAGCGATAGTTGTTTTACCTATACCCGCCATTCCCCATATCGCCATTATCAGAACACCATCTTCATTCTGATTATTTAACAATTGAATCAAATCTTGCACATGAGAGTGTACTCCCACAGGATTCTGTGCAACGAATAAATCTGTTGCATCTAGCAAAGAAGTAACATGTCCAACAATATTCTCTATAACTTTTCTTTCATTCCTACAAAATATAAATCATAGAAGGTTCATACACCACAGTTAGTGATACAAATATTGTTCAAAATATGGGAGAATTCAATTACCAGATATCCGGCAGAAACGTGGGTGAAATGGCCGAAGCTTCTCGAAGTGCGGTCCTATAACTCAACACCTTGCTTTCATCTGTTGAGTTTCTTTCCAGAGTATCTAACAAAACTTCTCCAAAATAACCGCTCTGATTGCTTACTTCTGAAGGATATAAGCAATAGAACACAGGCACAACCTTCTGAACTTTGCTTCTCCGATGGCACTCCATTATTTTCACGAGCTCTTGCAAACACACGGTTGATTTAGCATAATCTGTTGTGAAAACTATGATAGAAACTCTGCACCCTTCAATTGCGCCAGATAAGAAAAGGTCATTAATGTTGGGCTCTGTGTGATTCCCCAAAACATATACTCCAGAACCTTTGAGTGCAACATAGAGATGTGAAATAAAAGGATGAGGAGGGTTTTGGGGTTCGCCACTAATGTACACATCACACATCGTTGTTCTGTAAGGATTGAATGTGGATTGGGGTTCCTGGTTTTCGGAAGACATAGCAACGACTTGAATGATCAAGCGAGTGAGGGTGTAGGAGGTTTCAAAACTTAGAGAAGTACCCAGAGAGCTTACACCTTCTATGTTGAGTCCCATTGAACAAACCAACGTCTAAAGGCGGGAAAAACGAGAGGTAACAACTAACAAGACAAGTGGACAATTTTTCATTTAGATGTATGCAagagaaaattattattattattattatttagttggGCAGTGATTTATCCAATGCTGCTTGCTTAGGCTATGAAAGGAACAAGGATCCTTTGAAATTCTTACCAAGTGGATTTTTGGAAAGGTTTGGTTGTGCTATCATGGGCACCCTAGCTTCAAATCCTTAGTCACCATTTAGTTGGTGGGTTCCTAAACCATTGTGGTTGCCATGTCCCATATACCTAGTACAGGATTTTCTTGTTGCCGGTCTCTTAATAGTTCAATCACCTCTTCAACACGAGATTCGACTCCTACTGAATGATTAGCAACAAACAATTCTTTCATGTCTAGCATATGAGTAACATGTTCAACAATGTTCCTAATATCTTCACTTTCATTCCTGCACCGTAAGAATAGAGATTAGACACATACTAAGAAAAGAGTTATAATTTTCTCGAATTGTGTTACTGCATCGCAGTTTCTTTGTAATTATGAAGCTGCTCAATGGAAATTAGACAAAATTAACTTGAATTACTTCATATGTATAAAAATTTCATATGCTTTTATATAGAGAAGAAAAGAATATGAATTTTAGTAtgcatttacaaaatttaaaaatctaaacaAACATGCTTAAAAAGATCAAACATTTAAAAAACAACCATATTACactaaaagtataaaatataggttggaatacaaaatacacatttaaaataaattaatcaacatatgtatttatacacgaATACATAATGGCTAATTTGGTAGCTGATTTTTGGTGGATAGATTATagataacatttttatttaaactaTATATATGAAGAAGATATTACTTTACCTGGATTTTCGGAGGACAAAACTTGCAAGGCATCCAACTTTGCAGAGTGCTTTCCTCCAACTGCTCCTTCTGTtttattttctgtgattttttcataagatTTTCAAAAGCTTGTCCAAACTTTTCAGTTTGATTTCGCACTTCTGAGGGATCTATATGATAGAATACTGGCAGCACCTTTTGAGTTCTATTTTTACAACATATCACgatgtcttccaactcttgtAAACACCATCTTAAAAATGCATAATTTGGTGACAAAATAATTAGAGGTTCTAGACTCTCCAATTGCTTTCAGAAGCAAGACTGAGAGATTTTTTCCTCTTGCTAGCCCATTTTCATCCTTGAAAACATAGATACCCGCATTTTCAAGAGATGCCTGAAGATGTGAGATGAACTTTGAACGAGTTTCTTTGTCTCGAAAGCTCAAGAATACATCACATGGCCTTTGCTGAAACACACAAGAAAACTAGTTACTAACACTAATCAATACAATATGTTTCAAACGCACAATTTGATAGTATATTAGgttttaaaaggaaaaaatattGATAGTTATTTAAACAACTGATAATAAATAATCGTATGAATATCAGATTTAAATTTAGGGCAAACTACTAAATTGGTTCTTTGTTTAGGCTTAATcctgatttaatttttaaagtttttaattttaatgtagtcCTGTCGTGAaatcaatattaaataattaaaattaatgttcTACCAAATCTTAATATCCTTCTCTAAAGAAGAAGTGCAAACTTGAGAGGCACAAGATCAGCAACGGATGTATCACCGTGAGCCACTGGCCTTGGTTCAAGCACGTAGAGAACATTTTTGAAAACTCGCTTTTTGCGGGAAAATTCGCCGGTAATGACAAGGATAAGGCCATTATCACCTCTATCACAGGAGACTCCTTTGACAACCGAAGAGTTTGGTTATATAAGTTTTCTATATCTGAAAATTGAGTTTCGTAAATTATTTAACATTGATTTCACGGTAGAACTacattgaaactaaataaaactttttaaaattcaaataagatactttaaaccttaagaaccAAAACAGGAATAAATCTAAACATAgaagaccaatttaatactttaccctaaatTTAATATTAAGATACTGCCGAATTTACATGTTCAAGTAAGCAACCGTTTGGATGAAGTTTAGGTGGTGGATGTTACAATACTTATGTATTGTTTGGAATTTTGAAACTCCTTtactttattaatattataatgtGCGTTGGTACAGCATTCTAAAGGGTATTTTATTAatgaaatttttaatatatattgataagaTCATTAAATAATTAATGTATTCTTCTTATAAAACTACAAACACATtaattataacttctaaaatatattttcaataaGATGGcaattatgattattattgagatttttttttatgacttactattaaaaatttaacatGTTCTATTGGTATataagttattaaaattattaaattcgtttataaattctaattaattaataattttaaattttatttattttaattatttatttgatattataatttttcTCATAAAACTtgtttatatattacttttttttttcatctataacatcatgattttaaaaattaactatattaTAATGTACCATTTAATTAGAATAtttagattctctaaattttgaatttcactttagaggataaagtatgatctctcaccatttattttatagataggaccaagaaaaaatatgagagagaaactattcaagggtgagagatcatactttaccctctaaagtaaacattcaaaatttagaagatctaaattcttaattatgatatatattatatatatatatatattaggaacagaattaatattttttaaagtgttattttaaattaatttgtcaaaAGATACTTCAAAAGAAAAAGgagatattgaaaataaatttagatgCATTGAGgtattgcataattttttttttttaagattttattggaaatttttattttaggCTATTAGTTGAatgtaattttagatttttatagttaaaactaaatttaaaaataattttaagtaaaTAGCCACAAATCAAGGAGTAGAATAGTGTTACATTATCGTCAGATTGGTAACTAGAGTTGTTGTTTCTAATGTTTAATTCATGAAGTTAGGATGTAATCGGATTGGCTTGGGTTGGATTTGGAAGAAATTAAGAACCGAACTGATTAAATTTTATCGCTTTGAAATAGATCGGGTAAATATGTTTTTGTGACTAAACACGAACCGATCATATCAGTTTGCATTGATTTGAATATTGAATTATAATtagatttctaaaaaaaatacaacgaaaaaaataaaaataaaaagaaaaaaatgtaaatgATGGTTGAAGTTTAATTAAGGTTAAATGAAaattatataaatgatatatttttaatatataaattgtatatttaaatttttaaaattaaagttaaattcataaatatttttaagtaattaatGGTATAGAATTTTTTCCCTTTTAATATGCTTACACAAACTAAatggtattttcatctttttattttaatatatttaaataatattaatactaaaagaatatttttgtctttttaattaaataaattttaaattaaaattaaataattttaatcttaaagggtattttttagtcttttaaaattagtactaaaaatatgttttgatttttttattttttaaactttttatttttttcaattataataatgttataatagttttttttaatgtttttttggtaattttttaaatattataataatctaatatgagtaatattaataaaaaaatataataagctCAAActgaccaaaaataaaataataattttaacccaaacaaattttaaataaaaaattataaaataatcataaatgctaattttttttttctaactctttaaaagaaattttaataCTCCAAATTTTCAAGGAGTATAGAATTGCGTCCCAGTTTAGgttgcataaattttaaaagatgtGAAAATAAAACACACTGAAATAACTTTCAGACAAATATTAAAAGTTCTATCCTTATCCTCAGTATTCTTGAAATGTACATCTTCCCTTACAACATTTAAATAATatcatctttaatttattttataatgttGATATTAACTTTAACTTCGtgaatgttttttttcttttgtatcgtTGGTGAAATTCTCGATCTGTAAGGGGAGAAAATGTCAGCACTCTGTGTTTATaagattattgagtttgaagaaCTAACAACATTTTAAGATAATGATTAAACATTATTATTGAGTTAAAAACTAGTTATGTGTCATGAATTTTCAAATGTTTAAAAAGCGGACGATTTTAACTCCCAATGACGGATTGGGCAACCCAAAGAAACTCATAAAGAAATTTCGATCTATAATGATAGTAAACAATGTTTTTGACCCTATTTTatgtccttttttttttatctttttaaattgtcctgcatttgattggttttgttctttaTCTACAGATTCTAtttctcattttcaaaaattagcaaAGCTTTTTAAGATGAATTCGTTGCATCTTCCATTTACCTACATGATTTCGACTACTTGAACACAATCAAACAGGGACAAAACGTAAGTTTAAAAGACTATATTACTCATTTTACGAAGGTGACAATTACTATCCCAAATCTTCATCCTGAGGTACATTTACACGTAATCAAAAGCGGACTTCGGCCAGGTTATTAACTGTATATCTGGAGGTTTTGCAGGTGGGGGAACGTCAAACTCCGCCCGAAAACGCAAATACCGAGCTATGCTCTCGATAGAGGGTGCTTCCAATAACACCCAGTCACCTCCTCATTTCCCATAAATGAAATTCCAACCATCCGACTTCAACATAAACACCACCAATATAGATGATCCGGTTGTCATTTCTACCCAATTGGGCGATCTATTAGTACGAAAAGTATTGCTTGACCCTGGAAGCGGTGCAGACGTCTTATTTTACTCTACATTCCAGAAAATTAATATAAGCGATAACATACTCCAACCTTCTACTGAAGATCTGATGGGGTTTTCAGGTGAACGTGTCCCGGTATTGGGatctgtgtggttacaaaccacactagGGGAGCAACCTTTAGCCAAAACTTCTTATGTTCAATATCTTGTTGTGGATTGTTTCAGTCCTTACAATTTAATACTTGGCCAACCTTTTTTAAATAAGTTCGGCGTTATAGTATCTACAATTCATCTCTGTATCAAATTTTCTATGCAGGATGACCTCATTACAACTATCCACAGTGACCATCGCGAAGCTCGTCAGTGCTACAATATCAGCCTCAAATTGCCAAATCCAAACTGAGCTATAGGCGTACAAGTAAACGCTATCCAGAATTCTAGCGAGCTCCCAGCACTAGCAGATCAGACCTTGATCCAAGGACTGAGTTCCTCGAACGACCAATGCCAATGGAAGAGTTACAAAAAGTTTACTTCACTAACGATCCAAACAAATTTACCTATGTAGGTGCAACTCTGAGCGCAGAAGAGAAGGACACACTACAACGCTTCTTACAGCAACATGCCGACCTATTTGCCTAGACTCCTGCTAATATGTTTGGGATTGATCCCTCAATAATTTCTCACAAGCTAGCACTCAATCCATCTGTCTGACCTATAGCTCAGAAGAAACGTAACCTTGGCGTTGAGAAAAACAAGCTTCCTTGGAGGAAACTGAAAAACTCATCAATGCCGGCTTCATACAAGAAATAAAGTTCACAACTTGGTTAGCCAATGTTGTAATGGTAACAAAAACACAATGataaatggcgcatgtgtgttgatttcacTTATCTCAACAAATAATGCCTAAAACATGCTTATCCTTTACCATCTATTGATTCTTTAGTTGATAATGCTTCAGGTTATGCAACATTAAGCTTTATAGACGCATATTCTGGAAATAACCAGATTCTAATACATCCTT is drawn from Arachis hypogaea cultivar Tifrunner chromosome 12, arahy.Tifrunner.gnm2.J5K5, whole genome shotgun sequence and contains these coding sequences:
- the LOC112727927 gene encoding disease resistance protein RPP2A, producing MGLNIEGVSSLGTSLSFETSYTLTRLIIQVVAMSSENQEPQSTFNPYRTTMCDVYISGEPQNPPHPFISHLYVALKGSGVYVLGNHTEPNINDLFLSGAIEGCRVSIIVFTTDYAKSTVCLQELVKIMECHRRSKVQKVVPVFYCLYPSEVSNQSGYFGEVLLDTLERNSTDESKVLSYRTALREASAISPTFLPDIWNERKVIENIVGHVTSLLDATDLFVAQNPVGVHSHVQDLIQLLNNQNEDGVLIMAIWGMAGIGKTTIAKALYNQISHNFEVKKFVPNIKDRIMKNSSRTSSLEEELLLFFQERVTTKTHNADSTRDKWWGLPHIKVLLILDDVRSERELEVLPVTRECFGPGSIIIITTRTKQDRLHEIGVNHIYRVKEMDYNECVELFSWSAFNKATPERSYSGLINYAIEYSDGLPLALVCVGSAVSEKSIQEWENVLDSFKRFPFQDVWQVLKENIDSVGSEEKKIFLELAYLRHLFIGMNRNDISQILQEAVRNAAPRAIKGLEEHSLVWFDEDKLCMNRLLQDIGREMYMKKSSIEPQQRPYDVFLSFRGKETRSKFISHLYASLENAGIYVFKDENGLARGEKLSISLLKAIGESKTSIIILSPNYAFSRWCLQELEDIMICCKNKTQKVLPVFYHIDPSEVRNQTGKFGQAFDNLMRRYPDKIKGKEQSWRKALREVGCIAGFVIRKSKNENEDIKNIVEQVTHMLEMKELFVANHPVGVESRVEEVIQLLKDQQQENPLLLGIWGMGGCGKTTIAKAVYNKIFREFEGRCFLLNIREVWEQDNGILHLQQQLLSAIYKTTKIKIENTESGKSILERRLGQKRILLVLDVVDKLEQLNSLAASRKWFCPGSIIIITTRDEHLLCCLRIDKLYSMKELNDKESIELFSWHAFKEPCPKEEFASLANEVVSYCERLPLALEVIGSHLFNRNVYEWRSVLNKLKTIPNNDVQKKLKISFDGLSDDRDREIFLDVAFFFIGMDKNDVIDILNGCGHSAEIGINVLMERCLITVDTKGKLGMHGLLRDMGREIIRESLPMKPEERSRLWNPEEVLNVLSKDMGTKAIEGLALNLPKSLNPTHLKTEAFKEMKRLRLLQFANVQLVGDFKYLSTDLRWLCWHECPPEYTTANFDQGNLVAIDFKYSKLDLVWKKGQMMENLKFLKLSHSQHLTQTPDFSNMPNLEKLILKYCPKLTSVSHTIEHLKQVLLINLKGCSELRVLPRSIYKLKSLKTLILSGCSLIDKLEEDIEQMESLATLMADKTAITQVPHALLRLKSIVYISLCDFEGLSRNVFPSIIWSWTSPTNNFSPQVQTLLDLSNLVSLIVPNRNSQGLSSIIRDLPQVQNVRMECGSQLQITGDVASDTCNVTNCNEMIVSSCASSVGCCSEGDVTESENSLNSILIQMGMNCSVTKALRENILQKFNARVPGECLLPGNKNPDWLTFSGEGSSVNFDVPRVNGFKLKTMMMCVSYSSSPNIKASEGHIIKNLFIINLTKTTHYLYDGDTLASLREEEWHKVISNLEAGDKVQIVVARLGIIVKKIVVYLIYGEPIDIVCGDDMVADGNVTVHGGDEKKNSKSLGKRKLQRV